The region ataaacctgtggatgtccaagtccactcattaattgccgccaggagggcatgcttccagctttcattagtattgcgcaaggccctttcctcgtcaccactgacggtgagtcattcggcacttgcgcaacacttatcagagctggaaacatgccctcttggcggaaactgaggagtggacttggacatcatggcgttttaaacatgaaaagcaacattatgcctactggtcctcatataggctttgtgaatatgagtagtagctccagtctggatggtgttcttcagactgggctactactctggatgttggtgcacctgcagcagcacttggagcagatggcagaggtctattaaatgctgctgcaggtgcaagaggagtcggcgtcggtggatgccagatgtggtttagtgaacaaaccatttcttcaaaggttggatttatatgcggatacttcttaaaacatgtcaccgccattgaaagatacgtcatgcaggagtcctggacctcgggggacagagtacgcattctggaagctagagcggttccatatgctgagaattgatcctcttcaggttggcggtcaattagagaaattgcccttgccaaggcagccgtctcctcatcctcctttgaagagcctcttttcctcttcctctgtgttgaggctggaggtggaggtggtgttggtggcggcgatgccaatgaactagtctcggagaggggcatatcatcattttgggtagaagggtcaggccttggctcatttggaagagagctggtagcaggctgtgaagcatgttcatacactggagttgttgctgtggccgggatttcggtcatcggctggacattgcctatggttctgtaaagagaaacatcaaaacaatagttttaatacattttattttctattcaaaattaaaaacgttactgatacttacggtcggtaatgtagactgccgtttaaaaattggagttcctgttcaaaacgcccttgagaagcaggtgccgcagagccacttggtgcttctgaccgtgaccgtgtaaatctgtccctcaccgacctccagcgggttttcaaggctgaaactaaaaagtgaaaaattgaacctattaatatactattcaactagatacagacaagaaattcaaaaatactcctccaaaatggaaaatatttaccaatttctttttgccgctcctttgtgtatgaCTCGTACAGGGCATAGAGGGTAACACAGACCTTGTGCCAGGAAgcagtttttgtatatttgttggaaaactcccggcaccccttatcccaaagacatgggaagttttgaacctaaaaaaggtcaaacattaactactattagttatacacacaaaatttgacaaacttgatagaggcagaaaaagtaacacaggctgctgaggaatgacaaccccaactgcttgttattaccttcacacgcatacgggacacacacgcacaggggacacacacgcacaggggacagaAAATCCGGTGAAgagctttttttttaataaacattttgctaggtttaaaactaaattgg is a window of Ranitomeya variabilis isolate aRanVar5 chromosome 2, aRanVar5.hap1, whole genome shotgun sequence DNA encoding:
- the LOC143808952 gene encoding uncharacterized protein LOC143808952, whose amino-acid sequence is MESFNRMSIKVELLIETVQNFPCLWDKGCREFSNKYTKTASWHKVCVTLYALYESYTKERQKEIVSALKTRWRSVRDRFTRSRSEAPSGSAAPASQGRFEQELQFLNGSLHYRPTIGNVQPMTEIPATATTPVYEHASQPATSSLPNEPRPDPSTQNDDMPLSETSSLASPPPTPPPPPASTQRKRKRGSSKEDEETAALARAISLIDRQPEEDQFSAYGTALASRMRTLSPEVQDSCMTYLSMAVTCFKKYPHINPTFEEMVCSLNHIWHPPTPTPLAPAAAFNRPLPSAPSAAAGAPTSRVVAQSEEHHPDWSYYSYSQSLYEDQ